DNA from Cutibacterium acnes:
CCAGTTCAGGTCAATTGCTAGCTTGAGCACGCCAACCGACGGGCTGCTATATACGTAACCGGCAACCTATCAGCACACCTTCGCCTGGATGTAATGGCCAGATCACTCCGTATGTCTGCTCGAAGGTACACACGGCGGTGTGTCGTCCCACGCTAGGAACTGATGTCTCGCTGTTCTTTCGCTCAGGCTTCCACTGATGACGCGTCTGTTGCCTGTCATCCCGCGCAGTTCTTGGACATCGTAAAACTCTTATCCCGCAGTGCTGAACTGGCGAGACGTACCACGCTGTTTCACGTGAAACACCACATTCTCCTACGCGCGGTCTGTCATCCAAGTGCCATGCCTTCGACGAGCGTCCGTACCCATATGATCGGTACGGACGAGCGTCCTAGCTCACCCAAGCTCACGCACACCGCTGGTGTCGCTACGATCACCTGCCGCCATCCTTGCTGGTGCCCTGCCCGCGTGTTGATGGTAGCCGCACCACTCGCCGGGACCTCAACTCACAAGCAACGATTACAGCATTGACATCATCTATCACAAACGCCGGGGCCAATATCCGACTTATCGATCGATATCACCAGCGGGTTCACCAAGTTTCGGCCTTACAGACGTCGATGCACCTCGCCTTGGACACCACGCCCGGCCGATATTCATGTTCAACATGCGTTGATGCCGCCTCGGTCACTTACTTCGACGACATGCTGCAAGCTCCGTCCGGAACCATCACCGAGACCATGATGCAAGCGATTTGACCTAGCGCCTACAGCAACATCTCACATTTTTACTTACCCGCACGACGTACTCGAACTGCGCGCGTCACGTCGGCGGCCGGATCAGCTCGGATCAGCAGTACTTCAGCAGACAGACGTCGCTTTGAAAGCTCTTTCTTCGCCTTGACGACCTCGTCATCAGCCGATTGCCCCTTCAGAGCCAGAAGACTGCCCGACTCCACGATCAGATCTGCCGTCCAGTTAATCAACGTAGCTAACTTTGCCACGGCACGTGATACAACGACATCAACGTGCAGATCAGCATCCTCGGCTCGGCCACGGACGACGGTCACCCTATCGTCCAAGCCCAACTCGTCAAGTGCTTCAGTCAGAAAATTCGAACGGCGCAGCATCGGCTCAATGAGGGTCATCTCGAGGTCAGGTCGCAGGATAGCTAAAGGAATACCCGGCAATCCGGCTCCGCTTCCAACGTCGGCTACGCGGCAACCCTCAGGTATCAAACTCTCAAGAGCAATACTGTTCAGGATGTGACGCTCCCACAGTCGGCCAATCTCCCGAGGGCCAATTAGACCCCAATCGACCCCGCGTGATACCAAT
Protein-coding regions in this window:
- the rsmG gene encoding 16S rRNA (guanine(527)-N(7))-methyltransferase RsmG translates to MFGMTLVSDDAIADRLYRDNYKTIRQYVDILVSRGVDWGLIGPREIGRLWERHILNSIALESLIPEGCRVADVGSGAGLPGIPLAILRPDLEMTLIEPMLRRSNFLTEALDELGLDDRVTVVRGRAEDADLHVDVVVSRAVAKLATLINWTADLIVESGSLLALKGQSADDEVVKAKKELSKRRLSAEVLLIRADPAADVTRAVRVRRAGK